A portion of the Corynebacterium rouxii genome contains these proteins:
- a CDS encoding cysteine hydrolase family protein gives MNALLIIDTHADSPATEATEIIHAIAQHLSQHRSDYTHVITALSAPIADEIAGTTFDNQFRKDPTTEALSGFERTDTTGTKLGDWLRANTIERLDVVGLGTELGIRSTVLDALAQGFDVHVHKKLCAAVSDDNARAAYNEMDMCGALFE, from the coding sequence ATGAATGCACTTCTTATTATCGATACCCACGCCGACTCCCCTGCCACCGAAGCAACCGAAATCATCCACGCCATCGCTCAACATCTCAGCCAACACCGCAGTGACTACACCCACGTCATCACGGCACTTAGCGCCCCCATTGCCGATGAGATAGCCGGCACCACCTTTGATAACCAATTCCGCAAAGACCCCACCACCGAAGCCCTCTCCGGATTCGAGCGCACGGATACTACCGGCACCAAACTCGGTGACTGGCTACGCGCCAACACGATAGAACGCCTCGACGTGGTAGGTCTTGGCACCGAGCTAGGCATTCGCTCCACTGTTCTCGACGCACTCGCTCAAGGCTTTGACGTGCACGTCCACAAAAAGCTGTGCGCTGCCGTCTCAGACGACAACGCCCGCGCTGCCTATAACGAAATGGACATGTGCGGGGCGTTATTCGAATAA
- a CDS encoding antibiotic biosynthesis monooxygenase family protein: protein MSIIKINAITVPEGHGPQLEERFMARKHAVDSAPGFEGFQLLRPTAGESRYFVVTQWADEESYAAWRDGDSHRVHGGNSDSKPVATGAELLEFDVVLDSRT from the coding sequence ATGAGCATTATTAAGATCAATGCGATTACAGTTCCGGAAGGCCATGGCCCGCAGCTAGAAGAGCGGTTTATGGCACGCAAGCATGCTGTGGATTCTGCCCCTGGTTTTGAGGGCTTTCAGCTGCTGCGCCCCACTGCTGGCGAGAGTCGCTATTTTGTGGTTACCCAGTGGGCTGATGAGGAATCTTATGCCGCGTGGCGTGATGGGGATTCCCATCGGGTTCATGGTGGCAACTCCGACAGTAAGCCGGTAGCAACTGGCGCTGAGCTGTTGGAGTTCGACGTGGTTCTTGATTCGCGCACCTAA
- a CDS encoding DUF3618 domain-containing protein, which translates to MARDINDIQRDIERTRRQLASTLDEIADRSKPQNFVDDAKKQATAKVQEPEVQKILIGIGAAVVGLVVIGVMRGRKKNKDLKEIQRLLAQR; encoded by the coding sequence GTGGCACGCGATATTAACGACATTCAGCGCGACATCGAACGTACTCGTCGTCAGCTAGCGAGCACCCTAGACGAGATCGCGGACCGCTCCAAGCCACAGAACTTTGTCGACGACGCCAAGAAGCAGGCAACCGCAAAGGTCCAGGAGCCAGAGGTACAAAAGATCCTTATTGGTATCGGTGCCGCTGTGGTGGGCTTGGTTGTTATCGGCGTCATGCGCGGCCGTAAGAAGAACAAGGACCTCAAGGAAATCCAGCGCCTGCTGGCTCAGCGCTAA
- the bcp gene encoding thioredoxin-dependent thiol peroxidase yields MTENIRLAVGDTAPSFSLPNDAGSTTSLSDYSGQRVLVYFYPRANTPGCTKEACDFRDSLAQLNDLGIAVVGISPDKVDKLTAFRDDHNLTFPLLSDTTKEVMTAYGAFGEKKNYGKIVQGVIRSTFVIGADGRIELALYNVRATGHVARVVKELTK; encoded by the coding sequence ATGACTGAGAACATTCGTCTTGCCGTCGGCGACACCGCGCCGAGTTTTTCGTTACCCAACGACGCAGGCTCCACCACCAGCCTCAGCGACTACTCTGGGCAACGCGTACTGGTCTATTTCTACCCACGCGCCAACACCCCAGGCTGCACCAAAGAAGCCTGCGACTTCCGCGACAGCCTCGCCCAGCTCAACGACCTCGGAATCGCCGTAGTAGGTATCTCCCCCGACAAGGTAGACAAGCTCACCGCCTTCCGCGACGACCACAACCTCACCTTCCCACTGCTCTCCGATACCACCAAGGAAGTCATGACCGCCTACGGTGCTTTTGGTGAGAAGAAAAACTACGGCAAAATTGTTCAAGGAGTCATCCGCTCCACCTTTGTGATCGGTGCCGACGGTCGCATAGAACTCGCCCTCTACAATGTGCGCGCCACCGGACACGTGGCCCGCGTGGTTAAAGAACTGACCAAGTAA
- a CDS encoding TetR/AcrR family transcriptional regulator has protein sequence MSTPDSANQILLPRRRPAQQRSREKFDRILAAARAVLVDVGFESFTFDEVAKRAEVPIGTIYQYFANKYVMICELDRHDTAASIAEIQRFSQQVPALQWPDFLNEFIDHLSVMWRADPSRRSVWHAIQSTPATRATAAATEQPMLDIIGEVMRPLAPRTSPERRLEIASLLVHTVSSLLNYAVHDPSSSDEVFESRVAEIKRMIVAYLFAVATA, from the coding sequence ATGTCTACGCCGGATTCCGCCAACCAGATCCTCCTGCCGCGCAGGCGGCCAGCACAGCAACGCAGCCGCGAAAAATTCGACCGAATCCTCGCCGCTGCCCGCGCTGTCCTTGTTGACGTCGGCTTCGAGTCATTCACCTTCGACGAAGTAGCCAAACGCGCCGAAGTCCCCATCGGAACCATCTACCAGTACTTTGCCAACAAGTACGTGATGATCTGCGAACTCGACCGCCACGACACCGCCGCCTCCATCGCGGAAATCCAGCGATTCTCCCAACAAGTCCCAGCCCTGCAATGGCCGGACTTCCTCAACGAGTTCATCGATCACTTATCGGTAATGTGGCGCGCGGACCCGTCGCGACGCAGCGTGTGGCACGCGATCCAATCCACCCCAGCGACCCGTGCCACCGCCGCCGCCACCGAACAACCCATGCTCGACATCATCGGCGAAGTGATGCGCCCCCTCGCCCCGCGCACCAGCCCCGAGCGGCGCCTCGAAATCGCAAGCCTGCTCGTACACACCGTATCCTCCCTGCTCAACTATGCCGTGCACGACCCCTCCTCCAGCGACGAGGTCTTTGAATCCCGCGTGG